A genomic region of Lycorma delicatula isolate Av1 chromosome 4, ASM4794821v1, whole genome shotgun sequence contains the following coding sequences:
- the LOC142323025 gene encoding dynein heavy chain, cytoplasmic-like — MTSVVFVKRSSVVEADKSMQSQLRVMNFSEGSPYETLHSFVSKSIAPYFKSYVKESGRADR; from the exons ATGACAAG tgTTGTCTTTGTTAAGAGAAGTAGTGTTGTAGAAGCTGATAAAAGTATGCAGTCTCAGCTGAGAGTTATGAATTTTAGTGAAGGTTCACCTTATGAGACATTACATTCATTTGTTAGTAAATCAATTGCTCCATATTTTAAAAGCTATGTCAAAGAATCTGGTCGTGCTGATAGGTAA